A genome region from Labrus mixtus chromosome 9, fLabMix1.1, whole genome shotgun sequence includes the following:
- the zbtb44 gene encoding zinc finger and BTB domain-containing protein 44: MGVKTFTHSSTSHSQEMLEKLNALRNEGHLCDVTIRVQDKLFLAHKVVLACCSEFFRSKLVGRPEEEDKFVLDLHHVTVSGFAPLLEYAYTSTLSISTENIIDVLAAASYMQMFAVASTCSEFMKSSILWSPGNNNNNNNLTADKPHESAPESASSNCALTPLDGSVSPVSSDCSIMERNVPICRESRRKRKTFVTMASPESPLKCTTQMVTTSPQIPNPSPSFSDSTAQPVESSLAFPWTFPFGIDRRFHSDKSKLPESPRCLEQGPPGTSDVVVGRRLSDFLTCESSKAVSSPVPAEEEDVRVKVERLSDEEVQEASSQPISASQSSLSDQQTVPGSEQVQEELLISPQSSSIGSMDEGVSEGLPSMQSSSTTGGHAEDDERLEGIQYPYHLYISPSARPGTNGPDRPFQCPTCGVRFTRIQNLKQHMLIHSGIKPFQCDRCGKKFTRAYSLKMHRLKHEGKRCFRCQICSATFTSFGEYKHHMRVSRHIIRKPRIYECKTCGAMFTNSGNLIVHLRSLNHEASELANYFQSSDFLVPDYLSQVQEEEEALGVQYELEESQHHPVYPGSTSTSTTAAATSSSSVQMPVISQVSSSTQNCENSSGFLSPEPLDPLEAPSSLKMDTDEAAAMTEETKMDNSEGGRSPEVFDEEQQQQHAQAKELASITIE, encoded by the exons ATGGGGGTGAAAACCTTCACCCACAGCTCGACTTCACACAGCCAGGAGATGCTGGAGAAGCTCAACGCTCTACGCAATGAGGGCCACTTATGTGATGTCACCATCCGAGTCCAGGACAAGCTATTTCTGGCCCACAAAGTGGTCCTAGCATGCTGCAGTGAATTCTTCCGCTCCAAGCTGGTGGGCCGgccggaggaggaggacaaattTGTGTTGGACCTTCATCATGTGACCGTTAGTGGCTTCGCTCCACTGTTGGAATATGCCTACACATCCACTCTCTCCATCAGTACGGAGAACATCATCGACGTTCTGGCAGCTGCAAGTTACATGCAGATGTTTGCTGTGGCGAGCACATGTTCAGAGTTCATGAAGTCCAGCATTCTGTGGAGCCCgggtaacaacaacaataacaacaacttGACGGCAGATAAACCACATGAATCAGCACCAGAGAGTGCCTCCTCAAACTGTGCTTTGACGCCTTTGGACGGCAGCGTGTCGCCAGTTTCTTCTGACTGCAGCATCATGGAGAGAAACGTCCCTATATGCCGCGAATCACGGCGGAAACGCAAAACCTTTGTTACAATGGCATCGCCTGAGAGTCCGCTCAAATGCACTACACAGATGGTCACCACCTCTCCTCAGATCCCCAACCCCTCCCCCTCATTCTCAGACAGCACAGCCCAGCCGGTGGAGTCCTCTCTGGCATTCCCGTGGACTTTTCCTTTTGGTATTGATCGAAGGTTCCACTCAGACAAATCAAAACTCCCAGAGAGTCCTCGATGTTTGGAGCAGGGCCCCCCAGGGACCTCAGATGTTGTAGTTGGACGGAGGCTTAGTGACTTTCTAACCTGTGAAAGCTCCAAGGCGGTGTCGTCGCCAGTGCcggcagaggaggaagacgtGAGGGTGAAGGTTGAGCGTCTCAGTGATGAGGAAGTCCAGGAGGCTTCCTCACAGCCAATCAGTGCCTCCCAGAGCTCACTGAGTGACCAGCAGACAGTGCCAGGAAGTGAACAGGTCCAGGAGGAGCTTCTCATCAGTCCTCAGTCCTCCTCTATAG GGTCGATGGATGAGGGCGTGTCTGAGGGCTTGCCGTCAATGCAGAGCTCCTCTACCACTGGAGGACATGCAGAAGATGATGAAAG GTTAGAAGGTATTCAGTATCCATACCATCTCTACATCAGCCCTTCAGCCAGGCCCGGCACCAACGGCCCCGACAGACCGTTCCAATGTCCCACCTGTGGAGTCAGATTCACGCGTATTCAAAACCTGAAACAGCATATGCTCATACACTCCG GCATTAAGCCTTTCCAGTGTGACCGCTGTGGGAAAAAATTCACACGGGCCTACTCCCTAAAGATGCATCGGCTGAAGCACGAAGGTAAACGCTGTTTCCGGTGCCAGATTTGTAGCGCCACATTCACGTCCTTCGGTGAATATAAGCACCACATGAGGGTCTCCCGACACATAATCCGCAAGCCGCGGATT TACGAGTGCAAAACGTGCGGCGCCATGTTCACCAACTCTGGCAATTTAATTGTACACCTGAGGAGTCTGAACCATGAGGCATCCGAACTAGCAAACTACTTCCAGAGCAG TGATTTCCTCGTGCCCGACTACCTGAGCCAggttcaggaggaggaggaggcgctGGGAGTCCAGTATGAGCTAGAGGAATCCCAACATCACCCTGTCTACCCAGGCAGCACCTCCACCTCTACCACCGCTGCAGCCACATCTTCCTCCTCAGTCCAGATGCCTGTCATCTCCCAGGTCTCCTCCTCTACCCAGAATTGTGAGAATTCTTCCGGTTTCCTCTCACCTGAGCCCCTGGATCCCCTGGAAGCCCCGTCCTCCCTCAAGATGGACACCGATGAGGCGGCAGCCATGACAGAGGAGACCAAGATGGACAACAGTGAAGGAGGACGTTCCCCGGAGGTGTTtgatgaagagcagcagcagcagcatgcacaGGCTAAGGAGCTGGCTAGCATTACCATAGAGTGA